In Pseudonocardia sp. C8, one genomic interval encodes:
- a CDS encoding M24 family metallopeptidase: MTLRPEPDEVAPDLGAAVAGLVGRGPVEVDPELPLARYREIARHVELYVGGDVVRPAVAAGSVGTGEVSETVARAVARIRLAAAELIEQTPSLRPLAPYLEEWSADTRFTDLDEVLARTGADAVLTSSPIGVEELCALPGRDGSALYRRGSDSVEYGPSAAVLVEAAGVRRVLVEEWGLGIGEAEELQQLGVTLVDGSHAIAKWRERRDHQYLPAVVVVARATGHALDSAVEFARDAVARVRPITENDVRAAYLDAAHAFADSIGLTGHIHEFFTNCHAGDRSIHPCLATDHPVGPGTTSLKLDAGLAVVVDGLTLATSDAARTFVSDPDAERAYEILIRIVRSTISEQITEGAVFADVHRRVVDQLVAERDGLVKAGFWPEQIDLAGRYALRNVGHLMGRQESFSSEFRPGDREVVRVGDFGACEIQWPIGEYSIGAEDMWLVLPSTTVNLTQQGDAP, encoded by the coding sequence ATGACGTTGCGGCCCGAGCCCGACGAGGTCGCTCCCGACCTGGGCGCAGCCGTGGCCGGTCTGGTCGGTCGTGGACCGGTGGAGGTGGACCCGGAGCTGCCGCTCGCCCGCTACCGGGAGATTGCCCGCCACGTCGAGTTGTACGTGGGCGGGGACGTCGTGCGTCCGGCTGTCGCTGCGGGCTCGGTCGGGACGGGCGAGGTGTCCGAGACCGTGGCGCGGGCCGTGGCCCGGATCCGGCTGGCCGCAGCCGAGTTGATCGAGCAGACGCCGTCGCTGCGGCCGTTGGCGCCCTACCTCGAGGAGTGGTCGGCGGACACCCGCTTCACCGACCTCGACGAGGTGCTCGCGCGGACCGGCGCCGACGCCGTGCTCACCTCGTCCCCGATCGGTGTGGAGGAGTTGTGCGCGCTGCCCGGCCGGGATGGCAGCGCACTCTACCGGCGCGGCTCGGACTCGGTGGAGTACGGCCCGTCGGCGGCCGTGCTCGTCGAGGCTGCCGGTGTCCGCCGGGTTCTGGTCGAGGAGTGGGGCCTCGGGATCGGCGAGGCCGAGGAGCTGCAGCAGCTCGGCGTCACCCTGGTCGACGGTTCACACGCCATCGCCAAGTGGCGGGAGCGGCGCGATCACCAGTACCTCCCCGCCGTCGTCGTGGTCGCCCGGGCCACCGGGCACGCCCTCGACTCGGCCGTCGAGTTCGCACGTGACGCGGTCGCACGGGTTCGGCCGATCACCGAGAACGACGTCCGCGCGGCCTACCTCGATGCAGCGCACGCGTTCGCCGACAGCATCGGACTGACCGGTCACATCCACGAGTTCTTCACGAACTGCCACGCCGGGGACCGGTCGATCCATCCGTGCCTGGCCACCGACCATCCGGTCGGGCCCGGCACCACGTCGCTCAAGCTCGACGCCGGGCTCGCGGTCGTGGTCGACGGCCTCACCCTGGCCACCTCGGACGCGGCCCGTACCTTTGTCAGCGATCCCGATGCCGAGCGCGCCTACGAGATCCTGATCAGGATCGTGCGCAGCACGATCTCGGAGCAGATCACCGAGGGCGCCGTGTTCGCCGACGTTCACCGCCGGGTCGTGGATCAGCTGGTCGCCGAGCGCGACGGCCTCGTGAAGGCCGGCTTCTGGCCCGAACAGATCGATCTCGCCGGGCGGTACGCCCTGCGCAACGTCGGACATCTCATGGGCCGCCAGGAGTCGTTCTCCTCCGAGTTCCGGCCCGGTGACCGTGAGGTCGTGCGGGTCGGTGACTTCGGCGCCTGCGAGATCCAGTGGCCGATCGGTGAGTACTCGATCGGCGCCGAGGACATGTGGCTGGTCCTCCCGAGCACCACCGTCAACCTGACCCAGCAGGGTGATGCGCCGTGA